The Gardnerella leopoldii genomic interval CAAGAGTGGCTATATTGCAACGGTTTTGCGGCTGGTTGGGGGAGTATTCAAGAGTTTCCTGAGAGTTTTCTGAGAAAAATCTTTAAAAACCTTGAAATTGACATTTTTACGAAAAATAACGCATAATACTGTATTTTTTATTCTTGAAAATAGTTTGACTGAAATATTTTTATAAAAATATGAATGTTTTTTGTTAATGAGTTGTGTGTTGGCTCTTGACTTTTTCGAACGGGGGGGGGTATGTTAATAGCAAACGCCGGTCAGTCCTAGTTTGACGGGCGTGTGTGGCTCCGGTTGGAGTTACACAGCAAATTTTTCTTCGTGTACCTAGCACGAAGGAGAAGAAGAAAGGAAAAATATTATGTTGAATAAGAAGGCTATCGCCGCATTCGCTGCTGGCGCCACCCTCCTCTCCGGTTTCGCTTTTGCTGCACCAGCAATGGCTGATAGTGCGAATTTACCTCAAACAGCCATTGAGAATGCTAAGAAGCAGGAAAAGGCTGATGCAGCTGAGTTGGCTAAAAAAGTTGAAGAGAACAAAGCTAAGGAAAATAAGGCAGTTTTAGATAATCTCGATAAGTCCAAGGCTTTTGACAACTTCCTTAACGGTTCCGAAAAGGGAGACATTGTAAATGGTTCTTTGGGCACCTTGAATGGTCGTGGTGCTGCAGAGGTTTCAGCAGCTAGGTCCAAGGCTAATGAAGCTACTGCTGCTTTGAATGCTTTGAAGGCTAAGTGGGCTGATATGTTGGCTCAGGCTGATTATCTTGACGCTGAAGGTGAACATGAAGCTGCTGCTGCTTTGCGTAAGGCTTACTACACTAATGTTCCATTCTTAGATAGTATTTCTGCTGCTACTAAGAATGAGAAGGAAGCCAAGGATGAGCTTGCTAAAGCTGAGAAGGCTTACAAGGAAAGTAAGGAACGCTTTGCTAAGTTCTTGAACAATCTTGGTGGCAAGAAGGCTGATGTTAAGAAGTCTGATAAGAAGTCTGATAAGAAGGCTGCTGCTAAGACCCCAGTTGCTGCTGCTCCATTGGCTAAGACCGGTGCTGCTGTAGCTTTGGCTGCTGTTGCTGCTTCCGTGCTTGCTGGCATGGGTGCTGCTCTTCGCAAGATCCGTCACTAAGCTGTTAGCACATTAAGTGTGTTGATTGTTTAATGATTTGTGAGCGTGCTGTATGTAAGTATGGTGCGCTCACTTGTTAAATCTTTCACTCAACGTGCCGTAAATACTGTTCAGTGTTTTGCGGCGAGTTGCTTGTAGGCTGTTTCATAATTTTACTGTTTTGCCAGATCTCTTTCTTGACAGTGGGATTGTGGTATGGTTTGTGAGTGGGACTGTTGAGTGTAAGGCTGGTTTATTTTTAGGGAGATAGGCCAGTTTATTAAGGGCTTGGGTTTAGTGCTTTTATTTGGTACTTATTCTCCGAGCCCTTTTCTTTGTATTTACGTACTTATTTACTTACCTGCTTACCTACCTATCTACTTAGGCACTTACTCTTTTTGCTTTTCCTATTCTTTCTTATACTTGAATCATTAAAGGAAAATAAATAGTTTTCTTAGTTATTTAGATTATTTTGCTTATGGATAGGTGGTGTTTCATGTTACAGACAGAGCAACTTATAGATAAGCTAAAAGGTAAGGGTGTTACTTTTCAAAAATGTACAATTAAGGATGCTATTTCATTTTTGAATGAGCATAATTATTATGTTAAGGTCACTGCCTATAAAACCAATTTTCATAAGCATAATGGTAAATATGTGGGTCTTGATTTTATGGCTCTAAAAGATTTATCTACTATTGATATGTATTTACGACGTTGGATTATTAGTGCAAGTCTTAGCGTGGAACATTCTTTAAAAGTTAATATATTAAAAAATATACAAGAAAAAAATATTGATGAATTCAGTATAGTAAGTGAATATATCGCAAAGTATCCACGCATTATAACAGAGCTTAATAACAGACGTTCTACTGCGTATGTAAAGACTATATTGGGTAAATATACTCACCCCAAGTATCCTATATATGTTTTTCTGGAAGTGATTCCATTTGGAGAATTTGTTAATTTTTATAAGTATTACTGTTCAAAGTATGAATATAATGAATTTAATTGTACATTGTTGGATAGCATAAGGAATATACGAAATGCTGCCGCTCATAGCAATTGTGTTATTCATGATTTAACAAATAAAGATGGTTTTTACAATAGTTATTTAGCTTCTAGACTTGTTAAATTATTGCCTGATGTAAGAAAAAGGACTATTCAAAACCGATTAAAAAATAACTGTGTGCAAGATTTTATTTCGCTGCTTATTGCGGTGGATGATGTTATAAAAAGTGAGGATTTGAAGAATCATTGTTTACAGGAAATCAAAGAATTGTTTGACGGTAGGATGATTAGTAATAGGGACTTGTATAAGTCATCTACATCAGTGCAACAGATGTATACTTTTTGTAAAGAGATTGTATATAATGTACAGCCATCATAGTAATTTATTAGATACGATTTGAAAACGAAAGTTTTGCGGGCGATGCATTTATGCGTCGCCCGATTTTTTTATTTGCTGGGTTATAGGCCAAGAAGCGGTATTGTTTTTGTATGAACGTAGAGGAACTGCCGCGCGCGTCATGTAAAAGTGGGTTGTTGGCGTGTCGCACAAGAGTGGCTATATTG includes:
- a CDS encoding Abi family protein, producing the protein MLQTEQLIDKLKGKGVTFQKCTIKDAISFLNEHNYYVKVTAYKTNFHKHNGKYVGLDFMALKDLSTIDMYLRRWIISASLSVEHSLKVNILKNIQEKNIDEFSIVSEYIAKYPRIITELNNRRSTAYVKTILGKYTHPKYPIYVFLEVIPFGEFVNFYKYYCSKYEYNEFNCTLLDSIRNIRNAAAHSNCVIHDLTNKDGFYNSYLASRLVKLLPDVRKRTIQNRLKNNCVQDFISLLIAVDDVIKSEDLKNHCLQEIKELFDGRMISNRDLYKSSTSVQQMYTFCKEIVYNVQPS